One segment of Mycolicibacterium sp. YH-1 DNA contains the following:
- a CDS encoding fatty acid--CoA ligase — protein sequence MLSTMQDVPLTVAAILRHAVGVSGDRTVTTAMGDGRYRSTSYRELGEQVGRLANALRGLGITGDDRVGTFMWNNAEHLAVYLAAPSMGAVLHTLNIRLSPEQIAFIANEAEDKVIVVNVSLTALLAPVLPSLETVHTIIVVGDGDLAPLTASGKTVLRYDEVLAGQSPDFDWPELNETSAAAMCYTSGTTGNPKGVVYSHRSTYLHSLSSCTTNVLGVGVGDSVLPIVPMFHANAWGLPYAALMAGADLVMPDRFMDAVSLIDLIETRRPTVAGAVPTIWNDVLHHLEGHPGHDISSLRLVACGGSAVPRSLMEVFEQRYGVRIQQAWGMTETSPVATVAIPVPGVSEELHWALRSSQGRPACGVEVRIVDDEGDPMSHDGKAVGEIEVRGPWVTGSYYLNRDESKFDNGWLRTGDVGCIDPLGYVTLTDRAKDVIKSGGEWISSVELENHLIAHPAVLEASVVGVPDDRWQERPLAVVVLNENAQATPAELREFLAQRVVRWWLPERWTFIDQVPRTSVGKYDKKTIRARHADGGYEVVTLS from the coding sequence ATGCTCAGCACAATGCAGGACGTCCCATTGACCGTTGCCGCGATCCTGCGACACGCAGTCGGTGTGAGCGGTGACCGCACCGTGACGACCGCGATGGGTGACGGGCGCTACCGCTCGACCAGCTACCGCGAACTCGGCGAGCAGGTCGGTCGGCTGGCGAACGCCTTGCGTGGCCTGGGCATCACGGGTGACGATCGGGTCGGCACGTTCATGTGGAACAACGCCGAGCACCTCGCGGTCTACCTGGCGGCCCCGTCGATGGGCGCGGTGCTGCACACGCTCAACATCCGGCTCTCACCCGAACAGATCGCGTTCATCGCCAACGAGGCCGAGGACAAGGTGATCGTCGTCAACGTGTCGCTGACGGCCCTGCTGGCGCCCGTCCTCCCGTCGCTCGAGACCGTGCATACCATCATCGTGGTGGGCGACGGCGACCTGGCGCCGCTGACCGCCTCCGGCAAGACTGTGCTGCGCTACGACGAGGTGCTGGCCGGTCAGTCGCCGGACTTCGACTGGCCGGAGCTGAACGAAACATCCGCTGCGGCAATGTGTTACACCAGCGGCACAACCGGAAACCCGAAGGGTGTCGTCTACAGCCACCGGTCGACCTACCTGCACTCGCTGAGCTCCTGCACCACCAACGTGCTCGGCGTCGGCGTCGGCGACTCGGTGCTGCCGATCGTGCCGATGTTCCACGCCAACGCCTGGGGGCTGCCCTATGCCGCGCTGATGGCCGGCGCGGATCTGGTGATGCCCGACCGCTTCATGGACGCGGTGTCGCTCATCGACCTGATCGAGACCCGCCGCCCGACGGTGGCCGGGGCGGTGCCGACCATCTGGAATGACGTGCTTCACCACCTGGAAGGCCATCCGGGCCATGACATCTCGTCGCTGCGCCTGGTCGCGTGCGGCGGCTCGGCGGTGCCCCGGTCGCTCATGGAGGTGTTCGAGCAGCGCTATGGCGTACGGATCCAGCAGGCATGGGGGATGACCGAGACGTCCCCGGTCGCGACGGTGGCGATTCCCGTGCCGGGCGTCTCCGAGGAACTGCACTGGGCGCTGCGCTCCTCCCAGGGGCGTCCGGCGTGTGGTGTCGAGGTTCGGATCGTCGATGACGAGGGAGACCCGATGTCACACGACGGCAAGGCCGTTGGCGAGATCGAGGTCCGCGGCCCATGGGTGACCGGGTCCTACTACCTCAACCGTGATGAGTCCAAGTTCGACAACGGCTGGCTGCGCACCGGTGACGTCGGCTGCATCGACCCGCTCGGCTACGTGACGCTCACCGACCGCGCCAAGGACGTGATCAAGTCCGGCGGGGAGTGGATCTCGTCGGTCGAACTGGAGAACCACCTGATCGCGCACCCCGCGGTGCTCGAGGCATCGGTCGTCGGCGTGCCCGATGACAGATGGCAGGAGCGGCCGCTGGCCGTCGTCGTCCTCAACGAGAACGCGCAGGCCACACCCGCCGAACTGCGGGAGTTCCTGGCCCAGCGCGTCGTCCGGTGGTGGCTGCCCGAACGGTGGACGTTCATCGACCAGGTGCCCCGGACCAGCGTCGGCAAGTACGACAAGAAGACCATCCGCGCCCGTCACGCCGACGGGGGCTACGAGGTGGTCACCCTCAGCTGA
- a CDS encoding lipid-transfer protein, translating to MPKAKNRVFVVGVGMTKFEKPGSREGWDYPQMAKESGTKALEDAGFAYTEVEQGYVGYCSGDSTSGQRALYELGMTGIPIVNVNNNCSTGSTALYLAAQSIRGGLADCVMALGFEKMQPGSLGGGAQDRESPLGNHVKALAAIDEFAFPVAPWMFGAAGREHMKKYGTTAEHFAKIGYKNHKHSVNNPYAQFQDEYSLEDILGARMISDPLTKLQCSPTSDGSGAAIVVSEDYVAKHGLAAQAVEIVGQSMTTDFASTFDGSAANIIGYDMNVQAAQQVYAQSGLGPEDFQVIELHDCFSANELLLYEALGLCGEGEAPKLIDDGDTTYGGRWVVNPSGGLISKGHPLGATGLAQCAELTWQLRGTADKRQVDGVTAALQHNIGLGGAAVVTAYQRADR from the coding sequence ATGCCGAAAGCCAAGAACCGCGTCTTCGTCGTGGGTGTGGGTATGACGAAGTTCGAGAAGCCCGGTAGCCGCGAGGGCTGGGATTACCCGCAGATGGCGAAGGAGTCGGGCACCAAGGCACTCGAGGACGCCGGTTTCGCCTACACCGAGGTCGAGCAGGGCTACGTCGGATACTGCTCGGGCGACTCGACGTCCGGGCAGCGGGCGCTCTACGAGCTGGGCATGACGGGTATCCCGATCGTCAACGTCAACAACAACTGTTCGACGGGATCCACGGCGCTCTACCTGGCGGCGCAGTCCATCCGCGGCGGGCTGGCCGACTGTGTCATGGCGCTGGGCTTCGAGAAGATGCAGCCGGGCTCGCTTGGTGGCGGCGCGCAGGACCGGGAGTCGCCGCTGGGCAACCACGTCAAGGCGCTCGCGGCGATCGACGAGTTCGCATTCCCGGTGGCGCCCTGGATGTTCGGCGCCGCGGGTCGCGAGCACATGAAGAAGTACGGCACCACCGCCGAGCACTTCGCCAAGATCGGCTACAAGAACCACAAGCACTCGGTCAACAACCCGTATGCGCAGTTCCAGGACGAGTACTCGCTCGAGGACATTCTCGGCGCGCGGATGATCTCGGACCCGCTGACCAAGCTGCAGTGCTCGCCGACCTCGGACGGCTCGGGCGCGGCGATCGTGGTCAGCGAGGACTACGTGGCCAAGCACGGGCTCGCCGCCCAGGCCGTGGAGATCGTCGGCCAGTCGATGACCACCGACTTCGCCAGCACATTCGACGGCAGCGCCGCCAACATCATCGGCTATGACATGAACGTGCAAGCCGCCCAACAGGTTTACGCCCAGTCAGGGCTCGGCCCCGAGGACTTCCAGGTCATCGAGCTGCACGACTGCTTCTCGGCCAACGAACTGCTGCTGTATGAGGCCCTGGGCCTGTGTGGTGAGGGCGAGGCACCCAAGCTGATCGACGACGGTGACACCACCTACGGCGGACGCTGGGTGGTCAACCCGTCGGGCGGCCTGATCTCCAAGGGTCACCCGCTTGGCGCCACCGGGCTGGCTCAGTGCGCCGAGCTGACCTGGCAGCTGCGCGGCACCGCGGACAAGCGTCAGGTCGACGGCGTCACCGCCGCCCTGCAGCACAACATCGGCCTCGGCGGCGCGGCCGTCGTCACCGCCTACCAGCGCGCCGACAGGTAA
- a CDS encoding DUF732 domain-containing protein, translating to MFSIRIGLTAATALMAGALGVAALGLAGTASALRSSDASFLDAISAEGIGFDSPATAISNGHYVCAALDDGVSLPDLGSEILTYTDLSEHQAAVFVVSAVENYCPEHTDLFE from the coding sequence ATGTTCAGCATTCGGATCGGGCTCACCGCCGCAACAGCGCTCATGGCGGGTGCGCTCGGTGTGGCCGCGCTCGGGCTGGCGGGCACCGCCAGTGCGCTGCGCTCATCGGACGCCTCGTTTCTCGACGCCATCAGCGCCGAGGGCATCGGATTCGACAGTCCGGCCACGGCCATCTCCAATGGGCACTACGTCTGCGCAGCACTGGACGACGGTGTCTCCCTGCCGGACCTGGGCAGCGAGATCCTGACCTACACCGATCTCTCGGAACATCAGGCGGCGGTGTTCGTGGTCTCGGCCGTGGAGAACTACTGCCCGGAGCACACCGACCTGTTCGAGTGA